TGCCTGACACACAGAACCTCATGTGTGCAGGACAAAGCCTTGCCTTGAGGCCTGAGAGTCTTCTGCactggaggtgggaggcagaggaagtttATGAGACTGTAGGGTTTGCCATGGCCAGCCCCTCACCGGGGCACCTGGGAGAGTCAGTAGTGAAGGAGTCAGCTTGTTAAATGGGTCACGAGTTTGGTTAATTAACCAGCAGCTCAGATCTTGGCTGTCCTCATAACTACAGTTAGGGGATGTCCCTGGGGGTGGAGCACAGCTGAGGGCCCTTGAGCCACAGGCGTGACAAGACTTGTGTCCTAGGGCTTTATCCAGGCCAAAGGCTACCCGAACTACACCAATGTGGAGGTGGTGAACGACAGCGCGGAGTCCACAGCCTTCCAGCAGCTCTTCAGAACATGGTCAAAGGAGCTAGATAGGAAAAATCACAGAGGGAAGAGTGAGCAAGAGGAGGGGCGCCGGGGTGGAGCCTGGGGAATGGGCGGGGCctaaaaggacccagaggctgcTGGGGATGCCTGAGCCCGGAGGGGACAAACAGGTCAGGATCTTGGCTGAATGGGTGAGGAGGTGTGGCCCCtgaggatgagaagaaagaaggtgTGCCCCGGACCCTATGAGATGGGTGCCCTGACTCTAAACTCCACACGCAGGTAAACAGTTGCAGGTAAAACTGGACGTAGGCAAGCTGcacagccagcctgagctagcgGCCCAGCTCAGAATGGTGGACAACGGCTCTGGGAAGGTGGAGGTGAGGGCTCTGGCTTGGGGGTGCTACTGTGCACCCAAGGATAGGCTTGTGCCTAGAGAGCAGTTGACTTGGGgtgaagtggggagggagaagagtgaTTATGGCCACAAACCCAGCGCTCtcggtgggtggggggagggcggaaTATTAGGCgttagaggccagtctgaggcacgtgagacactgtctcaactaATTAAAATGACCTAGGCGCATGTGCATGTCCACCCTCCCACAACCGGGGATATATTCAGGAAGATAGAAACCTATGCCCTCTGCCCAGCAGTCATAGCGAATCATACAATGCCATGGCCGCTCACTCACAGGCACGGAACTTGACAACAATTGGACAATGAACCATGCCCTGTGGTCAGCACAGGTGCACAGTCATACAAATCACAGCCTGGAGCACACCTAGTCCTAACACACAGTCATGAacccctcctctggcctcagacCTGTGTTCTAGAAGCTTAAGGGGTTGAGGGTGACGTACACTCACTGTACAGTATAGGCTAACATACTGACACGTTAAGGCAGAACCCTTAGTTCCCTcaggcctgtttgtttgtttggttggttggttggttttttgagacagggtttctttatgtagccttggctgtcctggactcgctttgtagaccaggctggcctcgaactcacagcgatccgcctgcctctgctgggattaaaggcatgcaccaccaacgcCTGGCCCTCAGGCCTGTTTTTAAGTCCATAACATGGAGGCAGAAATTATGGTCCAATATGGCCCCCAAGCTGATGTGGGGGTGCTGTGAGACCATAGGAACTAGAATACTGCCAGAAGGAGATAGAAGCTGAGGGGAACGGAGGGCAAGAAAGCCTGGACACTATGTCCGGGATCAGCTCCAGGCACAAAGGCAAGGGAGGCCTCATGCCAGGTAAGCTCAGCTTTGCGTAGAGTGTTGCGTGTGGCGGCCTTTTCAGAAAAGCCTGGTCCAGAGCGGAAGTCCCCTGGCGAAGCTCTCCACTGGCCTGGGGAAGGGACACTAAACACTGTTTCCAGGCCAGCTCAGTGGAGTGAGTTTGGCACTGTGCTCCCAGTTCACATGTGGGAAGAACTGGGACTTAAGAGGGTCACATGCCAACCTGCACAGACGCGGGCTTCTGCCAGTTCTGTCTGGTTCTAAAGCTGAGGTGTGGCTCCCATGGCAACAAGCTGTGGTGAGCAAGCCCTGTCATTGCAGCCTGTTTGTCTTATTAAACAGGGTCTCGCATATCTtaaactggcctccaactcactgaaTAGTCaagggctgaccttgaacttctgatcctcctgccctgtctccccagtgccaggaataTAGGTGGAatccaggttttttgttgttgttgtttggtttttcttttttttttcttttctttttttttttttttttttttttttggtttttcgagacagggtttctctgtgtagccttgactgtcctagactcgctttatagaccaggctggcctcgaactcacagtgatccatctgcctctgcctcccgagtgctgggattaaaggtgtgcaccaccacacccagcttgttgttattgttaatgacattttaaagaaaaaagaaaaatttccctcCAGAATGCCAGGGCCTCTCCTACAGCCCCATTTCTGCTCTGCCACCCTGAGCAgggagcctctgcctctgtgcatgGGACAAGGGGTTGGCAGGGTGCTGTCTGCCCCTACCCAGGGCTTCAGCTAGTGGAGTCTAGACAGAGGTGGCCATGGGCTTGGAGCTGAATCCATCTTGTAGCCTCTTCCACTTATTTCCCAAGGCCCAGCATGCAGACTAAGTCTGTGCTGGGAGCAGGCCAGCAAAGGCTTGAGGGTTACTGAGGGCAAGGGTCACCCACCAGCAGTGAGCAGTACAGAGCATGGAAGGCAGAGAGCTGTCTCTGTGAGCGGCTTGCTGGCCCAGCTAAGCCAGGGAGAGCTTTCCGGCTAGACGTGGGTGGGCAGGATGCTGCCGGCAAGGTTCACCTGTGCCCACGCATCCCTTGCTCCTCAGGTGTGGTGCATCCAGGACTCAGGAAGACAGCCTGTGGATCCCAAGCACCATGGCCAGCTGTGCTCAGGGAACTGCTACCTTGTCCTCTACACATACCAGAAGCTGGGCCGAGTCCAGTACATCTTGTACCTATGGCAGGTACGCGTACCTGCTGGGCAATCAGATGCCTGCCGGCCAGAGAACTAAAACCTAAGAGCGGGATAGGAAGACCCCAGCCATTACTGTCCCCCTCCCTGCTTCAGGGCCACCAAACCAGCACAGAAGACATTGCCACCCTGAACTACCATGCTGAGGAAATGGATCTCACGTACCAGGGAGCACTGGTGCAGGCACATGTGACCATGGGCAGAGAGCCCCCTCACTTCCTAGCCATCTTCCAGGGGCAGCTGGTGGTCTTCCAGGTAGGAACTGTGTTGGACTTTTTCATCCCTTTGACACAGGGACTGGAGAGGGGGTGACTCTGGCACCTTGTAGGAGGCTGGGTGAGGTGCTGCTTGTGGTGatttggggaggtagaggcaggaggattcctgacACTTGACGGCCAATGTAGCCTACGTGTGGAGAGCACTCCTGAGAATGACACCAGATGTTCTGGGACCCCCATgagcacacttgcacacacatagtAAAAACTATTTGATGCCAGGGCGCAATGGTGCATGCCTTgtaaatcccaacacttggaaggcagaggcaggtggatcgtcgtgagttcgaggccagcctagtctacaaagtgagtctaggacagccaaaggctacacagagaaaccctgcctgcctcattaaaaaggagagagagagagagagagagagagagagagagagagagagagaagagagaaaagaagaagaagaagaagaagaagaagaagaagaagaagaagaagaagaagaagaagaagaaagaaagaaactaactaTTTGACATAAGCCACTCAGGGAGGGTTTTCGGTCCAGTTGAGAAGTTTCGTAGTCCCTCGCTCTGTCGATTCTGTGTCTAGATGAGGTGGTATGCATGGTGACAGGAGCATGCTCGGGGCCCTCTGGGGGTGGGTGACAAGTCTAATTTGAAGAGGTCTATTTTACTGCCCTACATAAACAGAACTGCCACAGTCCACACTCGGAGGGCCGGAAGAGAGTGCTAGCCTTAGTCCTGAGGCAGTTTCTTCACCACTAGGACAAGGAGGTGGTCCCCCCAGGAGCCCTTGCCTCAGCATGAGGCCCCCACTTTCTTCTAGGGGAGTGCAGGCAACAAAGGGAAGAGGCCGTCAATATCCGGCACCAGGCTTTTCCACATGCAAGGGACCGACAGCCACAACACCAGCACCATGGAGGTGCCGGCCCGAGCCTCCTCCCTCAAGTCCAGTGATATCTTCTTTCTGATCACAGCTGATGTTTGCTACCTCTGGTTTGGGAAGGTACCAGAGTCACCAGTGGGAAGGCGGCACTAGGTCAGAGATGGGCCCCTTCCCGACACACAGACTTGAAACCCAACCAGAGACAGGCCAGTGAGGATGAGGCTGTGGGTGGCGGGAAGTGGCCCCCGGGGACTCTGATAGAGCAAGAGCAAGGGGAAGTTATGTGGTCACAAGTGGACTGAGGTCCCCGAGGTCTCAAGCCTGGCTCTCTTTGCTTGGGGACTTTCCCCAAGCCTCTCTAGGAAAGGCCAATGCCTAGTCTACttgcgcctctctctctctctctctctctctctctctctctctctctctctctctctctgtgtgtggggtgttgtgtgtgtgtgtgtgtctgtctgtctgtctctctctcatctttaatATAAACTGCAAATGATCCCCAGACCTGGATGTCTGTCACCCATGCTCTGActtagcggggggggggggggcgggggggtgtgtGATGACATCATAGCTGGGGAAACCGAAAGGGAGATACTTTGCTCATGGGGTGCTTTCCTTGGCTCAGGTCCAGCTTCCCTCAGGCCCCAGTGGATGGGACATGGGACTGGGGGTGAAGGTCTCCCCACTGCAAGGCTTGCTTGACCCAGCTTCTGCTTGCCAGGGCTGTAATGGGGACCAGCGTGAGATGGCATGGATGGTGGTCACTGTCTTCTCGGGGAATAACAAGGAAATGGTGCTGGAGGGTCAGGAGTCTCCCCACTTCTGGGAGGCCATCGGAGGCCGGGCCCCCTATGCCAGGAACAGGAGGTAACAGGATTAGGGAAGAATATATTTATCCTGAGGAGGAACTAAGGCCTGGAGGTGGGCCACTAGTGAGAGGTCGCGCAGATAAAACTAGAACCGCGGCCCTGGGGGTATCCTGAATAGGGCCAGTGCCAGTGCAAACTGGAAGAaatggcgccctctgctggcagaATCCACATCCTGCATTGCCACTAAGGGCAATCCTCAAACCACAGAACAAGTGAAGGAAGAAGCTGCATTCCTGGACACCACCCAAGTCTCCTGGGCTCCCAgcctcacccccgcccccttcCACCCTGGACCTAAGGCCAGTTCTGAACTTAACTAAGTGCAGGGGACCCCCATTCTAGGGAAGATGGAGCCTCATCTCAGCTTCCCCCATGCTAGGTCAGGGGTCCCCTTCCCCAGCGCCTACCCTGATGGGAGGTTTTCAGTCACCTGCTCTATCTGTCCAATGAGAGAAAGGGACCCTGGCCCAGAGCAGGCACTTCTAGAGAAAGTCAAGGGATGGGTGGAGTTCAGAGGGTGGCCCAGTGCTCCTGTCCCAAAGCAGTTGTTTTccctgaggtgggggtggggcacccaTGCCAAGGGCCCCCGCTGCAGCCCCCAGACTGCACCCCTCACAGCCCCTCTCCTGGCCAGGCTTGCCGAGGAGGTCTCCAGCGTCCAGCCCCGACTGTTCGAGTGCTCCAGCCACTCAGGCTGCCTGGTCCTCACGGAAGTGCTGTTTTTTGGCCAAGAGCACTTGGACCAGTATGACATCATGTTACTGGACACCTGTCATGAGGTAAGGTAGCCACTCCTGCTTGGCTGGGCTGGGAATGCAGGGTGTGTCTGCTTGGTGTAGTTAGGTGTGAGGGTGAGGTTAGCCTGTGACTGCTTGGTACCAAGGATTGAGAGTCTGGGCGTGAGGGTAGAGCCGTAACACACTGGGACTGGGCGTGAGTTGGGTTGTGTGTGATTATGACCTTGCACGTGTGTCCTATGACGCTGTGCGTGACTCCATGTGACTGAGGGCCTGTGGCCGACTGCATGGCAGTAGCAGACTGTGGAGGGACTGACTGGGTAGTATGTGTCCCTGCACACTTGACTGAGTAGCTATATGGCTGTGCATTAGGCAGACCAAGCCAGTGCTTGTGTAGTCCAGTACTGACCAGAACTGGCTAGTTGTAACTGATGACactgcacgtgcacatgtgtctgtgtgggaggggaagaaggaacgTCTGATTGGCTGTTGGTGTGACTGTATTGTGAGCCTGTGAAACTCTGTGTGGCTTTGAGATGGTATATATAACCAGATGGATGTGCGTTACGGGCAACCAAATGTGCCGGTGTCTGTGTGCAGGCATTGTGATGATGGTAGATGGCGGTATGTGGCTGTAGTCAGCTGTCTGGCTTTATGGCAATGGACAATGCATCTTTGTGGCTGTAATaatgtgtgtgtcactgtgtgtgtgagactgtgtgtcgTTGTGTgtggcatagtgtgtgtgtgtgtgtgtgtcattgtgtcTGGcagagtgtatgtatgtgtggcatagtgtgtgtgtgtgtgtgtgtcattgtgtgtgtgagacttgTGTGGTACACTCTGATTTGTGACAAGGCTGAGCTCTGATGTCACTCAGAGAAAACCCAAGCCCAGACAACAGTACCCTGTTTCCCCCACTTCACAGCCCACCCTATTACCCAGCCAGTCCTCTCTGGTCTGGTCTCCTTTGACTGCACATTGCTGGTCTTTTCCAGCCATGGTCGCCTCTTGCTGTTCCCTGAGTGTGCCAGGCATATCCCTCACTTGGCCCTTGGTGCTGCTTGATTCTTACTCACTTTCTCTTGAGACAAACATGTGGCCTATTCCCTTGTGAAGGCAAAGATTGTTCTCAGaacttgttattgttttgagacagtctcatctAGCCCAGAATAGCTTTGAGCTCACTATTTAATCCTGAACTTCTACTGATGCTGGCATTATAGGGCTGCCCACCCCGTCCAGTTTATCGGGTAAGGGGGTCGAACCCAGGACTTTGCTAAGCAAGCAAGTACTTTAATTGAACAGTaatcccagcccaccccacccacttttgaggcagggtatcatGTTGtgtgggctagcctcaaactctctctgtagccaaggatgggcTTTGAactgctcctcctgtctccaccttgcCAGTGATGTCATTACAGACACGTGCCGCACTACCCGGTTCAGGCACAGAACCTTGGATTCTTTCCACAGATGAGTTCTTAGTGCCTGGCACGTGCTAATGCTTCACAGCTACTTGCAGATTAGAGTCATGCATGCCCGTGACCTCAAGTGTTCATGGGTGTGTGGGCACCACAGCTTGCTGGGTGAGTCTTCTTGGCCAGGCATAGGCATGCGGGCTTCTGAGGCCATCTGACGACAACATGGAGCAGGGAGGAGATGGCTGACTCAAGCAGTCCCTCCAGCTGTCTGAGCCCAAGCCTCCTCTGTGGCCCAGATCTTCCTGTGGCTGGGGGAAGCTGCAGGCgagtggaagaaggaagcagtgGCCTGGGGCCAGGAGTACCTAAGGGCTCACCCAGCAGAGAGGAGCTCAGCCACACCCATCGTTCTGGTCAAGCAGGGCCATGAACCCGCCACCTTCACTGGATGGTTTGTCACCTGGGATCCCTACAAGTGGATGGTGAGGCCTACTACACCATCCCCATCttaatctggggggggggggggggggggaggcgggacTGGAAGAGGCTTCTCCCTGACTGAGGTCATCCTATGAGCCAGGTGGAGGGAAATCTCATCTTGTGCTTTAGGCTTCTTCCTGGGTTCCAGGGgagccccttcccttcttcccttgccCCAGGCCTGGTAacaaactcttttgtttgttttgacccCAACTCTTTACCCCAGAGCAACC
This genomic stretch from Acomys russatus chromosome 32, mAcoRus1.1, whole genome shotgun sequence harbors:
- the Vill gene encoding villin-like protein isoform X1, yielding MELIPFPSTPLSWLRKVALSWSSFNKGGIFLLDLGKVMIQWNGPKTSISEKSRALTLTCSLRDRERGGRAQIGVVDDENEAVDLMRIMEAVLGHSVCEKGTDLVVQELATRPLTQDLLQEDGCYLLDQGGFKIYMWQGRKSSPQEKKAAFSRAMGFIQAKGYPNYTNVEVVNDSAESTAFQQLFRTWSKELDRKNHRGKSKQLQVKLDVGKLHSQPELAAQLRMVDNGSGKVEVWCIQDSGRQPVDPKHHGQLCSGNCYLVLYTYQKLGRVQYILYLWQGHQTSTEDIATLNYHAEEMDLTYQGALVQAHVTMGREPPHFLAIFQGQLVVFQGSAGNKGKRPSISGTRLFHMQGTDSHNTSTMEVPARASSLKSSDIFFLITADVCYLWFGKGCNGDQREMAWMVVTVFSGNNKEMVLEGQESPHFWEAIGGRAPYARNRRLAEEVSSVQPRLFECSSHSGCLVLTEVLFFGQEHLDQYDIMLLDTCHEIFLWLGEAAGEWKKEAVAWGQEYLRAHPAERSSATPIVLVKQGHEPATFTGWFVTWDPYKWMSNRSYEEVVEDSLGPGSSISEITAEVHNLQLTPPPSDNKAGHSTLLAFKVSQDGPESDSEPGLGIDGENPSLNPTSSCSSSTANGSLPRERLRHQAVEDLPQGVDPARREFYLSDSDFQDIFGKSKEEFYRMVKWKQQQEKKKLGFF